A portion of the Ammospiza caudacuta isolate bAmmCau1 chromosome 25, bAmmCau1.pri, whole genome shotgun sequence genome contains these proteins:
- the NKAIN1 gene encoding sodium/potassium-transporting ATPase subunit beta-1-interacting protein 1: MGRCNGRCTLVGFCCLQLVAALERQIFDFLGYQWAPILANFLHIMAVILGIFGTIQYRSRYLMMYAVWLVLWVGWNAFIICFYLEVGRLSQDRDFIMTFNTSLHRSWWMENGPGCLVTPVLNSPLAPEDHHVITVSGCLLDYQYIEVVSSATQIFLALFGFVYACYVSKVFLEEEDSFDFIGGFDSYGYQAPQKTSHLQLQPLYTSG; the protein is encoded by the exons ATGGGGAGATGCAACGGGCGATGCACGCTGGTGGGattctgctgcctgcagctg GTCGCTGCTCTGGAGAGGCAGATCTTTGATTTCCTGGGATACCAGTGGGCCCCCATCCTGGCCAACTTCCTGCACATCATGGCcgtgattttggggatttttgggaccATCCAGTACAGATCCAGATACCTCATGATG TACGCCGTGTGGTTGGTGCTGTGGGTCGGCTGGAACGCCTTCATCATCTGCTTCTACCTGGAGGTCGGGCGCTTGTCACAG gaccGGGATTTCATCATGACCTTCAACACGTCCCTGCACCGCTCGTGGTGGATGGAGAACGGCCCTGGCTGTTTGGTGACGCCGGTGCTCAACTCCCCGCTGGCGCCCGAGGATCACCATGTCATCACGGTCAGCGGCTGCCTACTGGACTACCAGTACATCGAGGTGGTGAGCAGCGCCACACAGATCTTCCTGGCG CTCTTCGGCTTCGTCTACGCCTGCTACGTCAGCAAAGTgttcctggaggaggaggacagcT TTGATTTCATCGGTGGCTTTGACTCCTACGGCTACCAGGCACCCCAGAAGACGTCGCACCTGCAGCTACAGCCGCTCTACAC